Proteins found in one Zea mays cultivar B73 chromosome 1, Zm-B73-REFERENCE-NAM-5.0, whole genome shotgun sequence genomic segment:
- the LOC103632328 gene encoding uncharacterized protein isoform X1: MGKNLKRKMASARGNNKGGSYNEYEQQKLENIERNKRRLEEFNIPAIINSLGQQQNRSRKTSKKVQNRNIVSTERPNLRPRLQRNNCQFDEEHVLADLEPVGDFLSNNEDLQIGDQSNGTVRKKGRGITKKDDIFSRTPDMPKLKISLNDYGQPIGENARQLSSVIGCQVRKKISIACVDWRLVDVKKKYELWTEIKSYFDIDDAALNWVTRTAGRKWKEFKANIKELYFDPELTIDDVGECPDKRISDDDWKFLYNYWKTSEFQTLSKVGKANRQKLQLHHTTGSVSYACSQHKLAVKLGRPPRRDETFIKTHTRKNGVPSTSAEPIMAKLKDLIEIYPELKERTIQEGDAYAILCGLKEPKGYVRLMGLGPTPQDVGTPGLKCYAPTRLQMEVMARKKAESDRDALEQRVFELQAQMEQRAQQDRASPMSQHGSTSRLHLDARLNETGDAGLDEGEEDYVSEDDVDDNLHDQVHGLTSSRTTAHKKEPHQGVMKLLALNMMLLLEKMSYYMPC; the protein is encoded by the exons ATGGGAAAAAATCTAAAAA GAAAAATGGCAAGCGCAAGAGGAAACAATAAGGGTGGCTCATATAATGAGTATGAGCAACAAAAGCTTGAAAATATTGAAAGGAACAAAAGGAGGTTAGAAGAATTCAACATCCCTGCAATCATCAACTCTTTGGGGCAGCAACAAAATCGATCTAGGAAAACTTCAAAG AAAGTTCAGAACAGAAATATTGTATCAACTGAACGTCCAAACTTGCGACCAAGACTACAAAGAAACAATTGTCAGTTTGATGAAGAACATGTGCTTGCTGATTTGGAGCCAGTAGGAGATTTCCTTAGTAACAATGAAG ACCTACAGATTGGTGACCAAAGCAATGGTACAGTGAGAAAGAAAGGAAGGGGAATAACGAAGAAAGATGACATATTCTCAAGGACACCAGATATGCCTAAACTCAAAATATCTCTTAATGATTATGGACAGCCAATTGGTGAAAACGCTAGGCAACTTTCAAGTGTTATCGGGTGTCAAGTTAGAAAGAAGATATCAATTGCTTGTGTAGATTGGAGGCTTGTTGATGTTAAAAAGAAGTACGAGCTGTGGACTGAAATAAAGTCATACTTTGATATTGATGACGCTGCCTTAAATTGGGTTACACGCACTGCTGGGAGGAAATGGAAAGAATTTAAGGCAAATATCAAGGAGCTGTATTTTGATCCTGAGCTGACTATAGATGATGTTGGGGAATGTCCAGACAAAAGAATTAGTGATGATGATTGGAAATTTCTCTATAACTATTGGAAGACTTCTGAATTTCAG ACTCTCTCGAAAGTGGGAAAAGCAAACCGGCAAAAACTGCAGCTGCACCATACTACTGGAAGTGTGAGCTATGCTTGCTCACAACATAAATTG GCTGTCAAACTAGGACGTCCCCCACGAAGAGATGAAACTTTTATCAAAACCCATACAAGGAAAAATGGTGTTCCTTCAACCTCTGCAGAGCCAATAATG GCGAAACTTAAAGATCTTATTGAAATCTACCCAGAGTTGAAAGAGCGGACAATTCAGGAAGGTGATGCATATGCTATTCTTTGTGGACTGAAAGAGCCAAAAGGATATGTCCGTCTTATGGGTCTAGGCCCGACTCCTCAAGATGTTGGTACTCCAGGATTAAAGTGTTATGCACCAACAAGACTTCAAATGGAGGTTATGGCTCGAAAGAAAGCTGAAAGTGACAGGGATGCTCTAGAGCAACGTGTTTTTGAGTTGCAGGCTCAAATGGAGCAAAGGGCACAACAAGATAGGGCAAGTCCCATGTCACAACACGGTTCCACATCACGTCTACATTTG GATGCAAGGTTGAATGAAACTGGTGATGCTGGACTAGATGAAGGGGAGGAAGATTATGTttctgaagatgatgttgatgacAACTTACATGACCAGGTGCATGGTTTAACCTCATCAAGAACAACAGCACACAAAAAAGAACCGCACCAAGGAGTAATGAAACTTCTCGCTCTCAACATGATGCTCTT GTTGGAAAAGATGTCATATtatatgccttgttga
- the LOC103632328 gene encoding uncharacterized protein isoform X2 has product MMRIGKMASARGNNKGGSYNEYEQQKLENIERNKRRLEEFNIPAIINSLGQQQNRSRKTSKKVQNRNIVSTERPNLRPRLQRNNCQFDEEHVLADLEPVGDFLSNNEDLQIGDQSNGTVRKKGRGITKKDDIFSRTPDMPKLKISLNDYGQPIGENARQLSSVIGCQVRKKISIACVDWRLVDVKKKYELWTEIKSYFDIDDAALNWVTRTAGRKWKEFKANIKELYFDPELTIDDVGECPDKRISDDDWKFLYNYWKTSEFQTLSKVGKANRQKLQLHHTTGSVSYACSQHKLAVKLGRPPRRDETFIKTHTRKNGVPSTSAEPIMAKLKDLIEIYPELKERTIQEGDAYAILCGLKEPKGYVRLMGLGPTPQDVGTPGLKCYAPTRLQMEVMARKKAESDRDALEQRVFELQAQMEQRAQQDRASPMSQHGSTSRLHLDARLNETGDAGLDEGEEDYVSEDDVDDNLHDQVHGLTSSRTTAHKKEPHQGVMKLLALNMMLLLEKMSYYMPC; this is encoded by the exons GAAAAATGGCAAGCGCAAGAGGAAACAATAAGGGTGGCTCATATAATGAGTATGAGCAACAAAAGCTTGAAAATATTGAAAGGAACAAAAGGAGGTTAGAAGAATTCAACATCCCTGCAATCATCAACTCTTTGGGGCAGCAACAAAATCGATCTAGGAAAACTTCAAAG AAAGTTCAGAACAGAAATATTGTATCAACTGAACGTCCAAACTTGCGACCAAGACTACAAAGAAACAATTGTCAGTTTGATGAAGAACATGTGCTTGCTGATTTGGAGCCAGTAGGAGATTTCCTTAGTAACAATGAAG ACCTACAGATTGGTGACCAAAGCAATGGTACAGTGAGAAAGAAAGGAAGGGGAATAACGAAGAAAGATGACATATTCTCAAGGACACCAGATATGCCTAAACTCAAAATATCTCTTAATGATTATGGACAGCCAATTGGTGAAAACGCTAGGCAACTTTCAAGTGTTATCGGGTGTCAAGTTAGAAAGAAGATATCAATTGCTTGTGTAGATTGGAGGCTTGTTGATGTTAAAAAGAAGTACGAGCTGTGGACTGAAATAAAGTCATACTTTGATATTGATGACGCTGCCTTAAATTGGGTTACACGCACTGCTGGGAGGAAATGGAAAGAATTTAAGGCAAATATCAAGGAGCTGTATTTTGATCCTGAGCTGACTATAGATGATGTTGGGGAATGTCCAGACAAAAGAATTAGTGATGATGATTGGAAATTTCTCTATAACTATTGGAAGACTTCTGAATTTCAG ACTCTCTCGAAAGTGGGAAAAGCAAACCGGCAAAAACTGCAGCTGCACCATACTACTGGAAGTGTGAGCTATGCTTGCTCACAACATAAATTG GCTGTCAAACTAGGACGTCCCCCACGAAGAGATGAAACTTTTATCAAAACCCATACAAGGAAAAATGGTGTTCCTTCAACCTCTGCAGAGCCAATAATG GCGAAACTTAAAGATCTTATTGAAATCTACCCAGAGTTGAAAGAGCGGACAATTCAGGAAGGTGATGCATATGCTATTCTTTGTGGACTGAAAGAGCCAAAAGGATATGTCCGTCTTATGGGTCTAGGCCCGACTCCTCAAGATGTTGGTACTCCAGGATTAAAGTGTTATGCACCAACAAGACTTCAAATGGAGGTTATGGCTCGAAAGAAAGCTGAAAGTGACAGGGATGCTCTAGAGCAACGTGTTTTTGAGTTGCAGGCTCAAATGGAGCAAAGGGCACAACAAGATAGGGCAAGTCCCATGTCACAACACGGTTCCACATCACGTCTACATTTG GATGCAAGGTTGAATGAAACTGGTGATGCTGGACTAGATGAAGGGGAGGAAGATTATGTttctgaagatgatgttgatgacAACTTACATGACCAGGTGCATGGTTTAACCTCATCAAGAACAACAGCACACAAAAAAGAACCGCACCAAGGAGTAATGAAACTTCTCGCTCTCAACATGATGCTCTT GTTGGAAAAGATGTCATATtatatgccttgttga
- the LOC103632328 gene encoding uncharacterized protein isoform X3: MASARGNNKGGSYNEYEQQKLENIERNKRRLEEFNIPAIINSLGQQQNRSRKTSKKVQNRNIVSTERPNLRPRLQRNNCQFDEEHVLADLEPVGDFLSNNEDLQIGDQSNGTVRKKGRGITKKDDIFSRTPDMPKLKISLNDYGQPIGENARQLSSVIGCQVRKKISIACVDWRLVDVKKKYELWTEIKSYFDIDDAALNWVTRTAGRKWKEFKANIKELYFDPELTIDDVGECPDKRISDDDWKFLYNYWKTSEFQTLSKVGKANRQKLQLHHTTGSVSYACSQHKLAVKLGRPPRRDETFIKTHTRKNGVPSTSAEPIMAKLKDLIEIYPELKERTIQEGDAYAILCGLKEPKGYVRLMGLGPTPQDVGTPGLKCYAPTRLQMEVMARKKAESDRDALEQRVFELQAQMEQRAQQDRASPMSQHGSTSRLHLDARLNETGDAGLDEGEEDYVSEDDVDDNLHDQVHGLTSSRTTAHKKEPHQGVMKLLALNMMLLLEKMSYYMPC, translated from the exons ATGGCAAGCGCAAGAGGAAACAATAAGGGTGGCTCATATAATGAGTATGAGCAACAAAAGCTTGAAAATATTGAAAGGAACAAAAGGAGGTTAGAAGAATTCAACATCCCTGCAATCATCAACTCTTTGGGGCAGCAACAAAATCGATCTAGGAAAACTTCAAAG AAAGTTCAGAACAGAAATATTGTATCAACTGAACGTCCAAACTTGCGACCAAGACTACAAAGAAACAATTGTCAGTTTGATGAAGAACATGTGCTTGCTGATTTGGAGCCAGTAGGAGATTTCCTTAGTAACAATGAAG ACCTACAGATTGGTGACCAAAGCAATGGTACAGTGAGAAAGAAAGGAAGGGGAATAACGAAGAAAGATGACATATTCTCAAGGACACCAGATATGCCTAAACTCAAAATATCTCTTAATGATTATGGACAGCCAATTGGTGAAAACGCTAGGCAACTTTCAAGTGTTATCGGGTGTCAAGTTAGAAAGAAGATATCAATTGCTTGTGTAGATTGGAGGCTTGTTGATGTTAAAAAGAAGTACGAGCTGTGGACTGAAATAAAGTCATACTTTGATATTGATGACGCTGCCTTAAATTGGGTTACACGCACTGCTGGGAGGAAATGGAAAGAATTTAAGGCAAATATCAAGGAGCTGTATTTTGATCCTGAGCTGACTATAGATGATGTTGGGGAATGTCCAGACAAAAGAATTAGTGATGATGATTGGAAATTTCTCTATAACTATTGGAAGACTTCTGAATTTCAG ACTCTCTCGAAAGTGGGAAAAGCAAACCGGCAAAAACTGCAGCTGCACCATACTACTGGAAGTGTGAGCTATGCTTGCTCACAACATAAATTG GCTGTCAAACTAGGACGTCCCCCACGAAGAGATGAAACTTTTATCAAAACCCATACAAGGAAAAATGGTGTTCCTTCAACCTCTGCAGAGCCAATAATG GCGAAACTTAAAGATCTTATTGAAATCTACCCAGAGTTGAAAGAGCGGACAATTCAGGAAGGTGATGCATATGCTATTCTTTGTGGACTGAAAGAGCCAAAAGGATATGTCCGTCTTATGGGTCTAGGCCCGACTCCTCAAGATGTTGGTACTCCAGGATTAAAGTGTTATGCACCAACAAGACTTCAAATGGAGGTTATGGCTCGAAAGAAAGCTGAAAGTGACAGGGATGCTCTAGAGCAACGTGTTTTTGAGTTGCAGGCTCAAATGGAGCAAAGGGCACAACAAGATAGGGCAAGTCCCATGTCACAACACGGTTCCACATCACGTCTACATTTG GATGCAAGGTTGAATGAAACTGGTGATGCTGGACTAGATGAAGGGGAGGAAGATTATGTttctgaagatgatgttgatgacAACTTACATGACCAGGTGCATGGTTTAACCTCATCAAGAACAACAGCACACAAAAAAGAACCGCACCAAGGAGTAATGAAACTTCTCGCTCTCAACATGATGCTCTT GTTGGAAAAGATGTCATATtatatgccttgttga